A portion of the Roseimicrobium gellanilyticum genome contains these proteins:
- a CDS encoding c-type cytochrome domain-containing protein has product MPTASAALSSSDDASEQPLAAPVPAPRISLLGWASAVGIIMLFALGLYMYPPLANAGREVQTPTWALFFGRFHPIAVHVPVGVLFLAALMDVLAIRRSPLGDALKPAITFIMGVGAFGAVVAVILGVVLSREGGYDSATFQAHQTLGLATAVLAILSFVFKLITDASGRIPIMHRFFMVSTLGVMSVGAHLGGNMVHGPDYLLDHAPTAVQTNVEKAEEKLLSFFGPLRKDIPGAENHAPEPGSENPQPAAANIDPADPTVYASLVAPLMETYCYSCHGADKDKGALRLHTHELMLKGGDSGYNLVPGQPDKSLMISTMLLPLDDEDDMHMPPGNKPQPKKEEIALLSWWVKEGASKELKLSEAKAKVPAELQETMQTLLSKSKSGSGGSMPPAFLVMAEAAAQVDPAVAEAMKKINGSGASLAPVAADAKQLRFTALNVAKDYADANLKELEPIAASIVALDLARTKVTDAACDTIVKMTNLKELHLENTAVTDAGVEKLKGLANLEYLNLYGTKVTDKVFGSLEGLGKLKSVYLWQTGVTRPAAEAYKAKHAGMLVNTGWTDADNAKAVAAVAPAPVVAPAPAAPAAPAKPAAAPAPAPTPAPKPAPAPAAAAAATKVEGTALPKAGDANAKVFADVVLPILEAKCVSCHGADKSKGKLKLHTFADALKGGSDGETTVIGGNVKDSLLLVRSKLPVDDDDHMPPSDEPQLTKAELALLEWWIAEGAKEDLTVVAAKKTPEIESFLKGLASSKPATNAVAKKEEKPKAKPLTDAEKKSVAEVTAKMTALNTTLMPLALDTEQLRFGCVNAADKFGDKELAELAPAAPHIAWLDLGRSKVTDASLSTIAKMTALQRLHLEKTAVTDAGLAQLAGLQNLEYLNLYDTKVTDAGIAKLAANKSLKKLFVWGTPVTKDGAKKLEAAVPGLQVNVGLSAEEIVKLVEAAKPPPPPAPAPAPAPAPKKEEKKEEKKPEPPKPANAPAGPAKPENKPATPSPAPTPAPAPVAPPKPADAPPAAAPAPAPGANKK; this is encoded by the coding sequence ATGCCGACCGCTTCCGCAGCCTTGAGTTCCAGCGACGACGCCTCTGAACAACCCCTAGCCGCACCTGTTCCTGCCCCTCGCATCTCGCTTTTGGGGTGGGCCTCCGCGGTGGGCATCATCATGCTCTTTGCCCTGGGGCTCTACATGTATCCGCCCCTGGCCAATGCCGGTCGCGAGGTGCAGACGCCGACCTGGGCTCTTTTCTTTGGACGTTTCCATCCCATTGCGGTGCATGTGCCTGTAGGTGTGCTCTTTCTGGCGGCGCTGATGGATGTGCTGGCGATTCGCCGCAGCCCGCTGGGGGATGCGCTCAAGCCGGCCATCACCTTCATCATGGGCGTGGGGGCATTTGGTGCGGTGGTCGCGGTGATTCTCGGAGTGGTGCTTTCGCGTGAGGGGGGCTATGACAGCGCCACCTTCCAGGCCCACCAGACGCTGGGGCTGGCCACGGCGGTGCTCGCGATTTTGTCCTTTGTGTTCAAGCTCATCACGGATGCCAGCGGCCGCATCCCCATCATGCATCGCTTTTTCATGGTGAGCACGCTCGGTGTCATGAGCGTGGGCGCTCATCTGGGTGGGAACATGGTCCACGGTCCGGACTACCTGCTCGACCACGCACCGACGGCGGTGCAGACGAATGTGGAGAAGGCGGAGGAGAAGCTGCTCTCCTTCTTCGGTCCCCTGCGCAAGGATATCCCAGGCGCAGAGAACCACGCTCCGGAGCCGGGCAGTGAGAATCCGCAGCCTGCGGCGGCCAACATCGATCCGGCAGACCCCACGGTGTACGCTTCCCTGGTAGCTCCCTTGATGGAGACCTACTGCTACTCGTGCCATGGCGCTGACAAGGACAAAGGAGCGCTCCGTCTCCATACCCACGAGCTCATGCTCAAGGGTGGCGATAGCGGGTACAATCTGGTGCCGGGCCAGCCGGACAAGAGCCTCATGATCTCCACCATGTTGCTTCCTCTCGATGACGAGGATGACATGCACATGCCACCGGGCAACAAGCCCCAGCCCAAGAAGGAGGAAATCGCCCTCCTGAGCTGGTGGGTGAAGGAAGGGGCCAGCAAGGAGCTGAAGCTTTCCGAGGCCAAGGCAAAGGTCCCCGCCGAGTTGCAGGAGACGATGCAGACGCTGCTTTCGAAGTCGAAGTCGGGCTCCGGTGGCAGCATGCCCCCTGCCTTCCTTGTCATGGCGGAGGCGGCTGCCCAGGTGGACCCTGCCGTGGCGGAAGCGATGAAGAAAATCAACGGCAGTGGTGCGAGCCTGGCACCGGTCGCTGCGGACGCGAAGCAACTCCGCTTCACGGCGCTGAATGTGGCGAAGGACTATGCGGATGCGAACTTGAAGGAGCTTGAGCCCATCGCAGCGAGCATCGTCGCGCTCGATCTCGCGCGGACCAAGGTCACGGATGCGGCGTGCGACACCATCGTCAAGATGACGAACCTGAAGGAACTTCATCTGGAGAATACTGCCGTCACCGACGCAGGTGTGGAGAAGCTGAAAGGGCTCGCGAATCTGGAGTACCTCAATCTCTATGGCACCAAGGTGACGGACAAGGTCTTCGGCAGCCTGGAGGGGCTGGGCAAACTGAAGTCCGTGTACCTGTGGCAGACGGGTGTGACTCGTCCTGCAGCGGAGGCCTACAAAGCAAAGCATGCCGGCATGCTGGTAAACACTGGCTGGACGGACGCGGACAATGCGAAGGCGGTCGCCGCTGTGGCTCCCGCTCCGGTCGTTGCACCCGCGCCAGCGGCCCCAGCGGCTCCGGCGAAACCCGCTGCTGCGCCAGCGCCAGCACCGACTCCAGCTCCCAAACCGGCTCCTGCTCCCGCTGCGGCTGCGGCGGCTACCAAGGTGGAAGGCACCGCCCTGCCGAAGGCCGGTGATGCGAATGCCAAGGTGTTTGCGGATGTGGTGCTGCCCATTCTCGAGGCCAAGTGCGTGAGCTGCCACGGTGCGGACAAGTCGAAGGGCAAGCTCAAGCTCCATACCTTTGCAGATGCTCTCAAGGGTGGCAGCGATGGTGAGACCACGGTCATCGGTGGCAATGTGAAGGACAGCCTGCTCCTCGTGCGCTCCAAGCTGCCGGTGGATGACGACGATCACATGCCGCCCAGCGACGAGCCGCAGCTCACGAAGGCGGAACTGGCATTGCTGGAGTGGTGGATTGCCGAAGGCGCCAAGGAAGACCTCACTGTGGTGGCCGCGAAGAAGACCCCGGAGATCGAGTCTTTCCTCAAGGGGCTCGCCAGCTCCAAGCCCGCCACAAACGCGGTCGCCAAGAAGGAAGAGAAGCCCAAGGCCAAGCCGTTGACGGATGCCGAGAAGAAGTCTGTCGCTGAAGTCACGGCAAAGATGACTGCCCTGAACACCACGCTCATGCCGCTGGCGCTGGATACTGAGCAGCTTCGTTTCGGCTGCGTGAACGCCGCAGACAAGTTCGGTGACAAGGAACTGGCTGAGCTCGCTCCGGCCGCGCCGCATATTGCCTGGTTGGATCTCGGTCGCAGCAAGGTCACGGATGCCAGCCTGTCCACGATCGCGAAGATGACTGCGCTGCAGCGTCTGCACCTTGAAAAAACTGCCGTCACGGATGCTGGTCTCGCCCAGCTCGCTGGGCTGCAGAATCTGGAGTATCTCAATCTCTACGACACCAAGGTGACTGACGCCGGCATTGCGAAGCTGGCCGCGAACAAGTCGCTCAAGAAGCTTTTCGTGTGGGGGACGCCGGTCACCAAGGATGGCGCCAAGAAGCTGGAAGCCGCCGTGCCCGGACTTCAGGTGAACGTTGGCCTCAGCGCCGAGGAAATCGTCAAATTGGTCGAGGCAGCCAAGCCCCCGCCCCCTCCCGCGCCTGCACCGGCTCCTGCGCCTGCGCCGAAGAAAGAGGAAAAGAAGGAGGAGAAAAAGCCCGAGCCGCCAAAGCCTGCCAATGCTCCTGCGGGCCCTGCAAAGCCTGAGAACAAACCCGCCACCCCGTCACCTGCTCCAACTCCAGCTCCCGCACCAGTCGCGCCACCGAAACCGGCAGACGCGCCTCCAGCGGCTGCACCCGCTCCTGCGCCAGGAGCGAACAAGAAATGA
- the ligD gene encoding non-homologous end-joining DNA ligase encodes MSDRKKTTLKIGKREVAVSNLDKVFYPETGFTKGQVIDYYARIAPVLVPHVKGRPVSLKRYPDGVNGMFFYEKQCPSHAPDWIKKKTVKVAKDNGEYIDYCVFDELPALVWAANIANLELHTFQHRRGALQRPTALVFDLDPGPPADVVQCCQVALWLRKMFAALDLECFPKTSGSKGMQLVVPLNTATNYDKTKAFAHQVADTLAAEHPEMVVSDMKKSLRKGKVFIDWSQNDDKKTTVSVYSLRAKEVPSVSTPLKWSEVESAWKNRAKGKKGKVLVFEADEVLKRVKKFGDLFEPVLTMKQKLPKIG; translated from the coding sequence ATGAGCGACAGGAAGAAGACTACGCTGAAAATAGGCAAGCGCGAGGTGGCCGTGTCCAACCTCGATAAGGTCTTCTATCCCGAGACGGGATTCACGAAGGGACAGGTCATCGACTACTACGCACGCATCGCTCCCGTGCTGGTGCCTCATGTCAAAGGTCGGCCTGTCTCGCTGAAGCGCTATCCCGACGGGGTGAATGGCATGTTCTTCTATGAGAAGCAATGTCCCTCACATGCTCCTGATTGGATCAAGAAGAAGACGGTCAAGGTGGCCAAGGACAACGGCGAGTACATTGACTACTGCGTATTTGATGAACTCCCAGCCCTGGTGTGGGCGGCGAACATCGCGAACTTGGAGCTGCATACTTTCCAGCATCGGCGTGGAGCGTTGCAACGACCGACTGCCCTGGTGTTTGACCTCGATCCCGGTCCGCCCGCCGACGTCGTGCAGTGCTGTCAGGTGGCGCTCTGGTTGCGAAAGATGTTTGCCGCGCTGGATCTGGAGTGTTTCCCGAAGACTTCAGGGTCCAAGGGGATGCAACTGGTGGTGCCGCTGAATACAGCCACCAACTATGACAAAACGAAGGCCTTTGCGCATCAAGTGGCGGATACACTGGCAGCAGAGCATCCTGAGATGGTGGTTTCTGACATGAAGAAAAGTCTGCGCAAAGGGAAGGTCTTCATCGACTGGAGCCAGAATGATGACAAGAAGACCACGGTAAGTGTCTACTCCCTGCGTGCAAAAGAGGTGCCCTCCGTGTCTACGCCACTGAAGTGGAGCGAGGTGGAGTCCGCCTGGAAAAACCGGGCGAAAGGGAAGAAGGGGAAAGTGCTCGTATTCGAAGCAGACGAGGTGCTGAAACGTGTGAAGAAGTTTGGCGATCTTTTTGAACCGGTGTTGACGATGAAGCAGAAGCTGCCGAAGATCGGGTGA
- the ligD gene encoding non-homologous end-joining DNA ligase → MASLKEYKRKRNFAITTEPEGRVEKSKRKQPRFVIQKHDATRLHYDFRLEMGGTLISWAVPKGLPMVKGEKHLAVKVEDHPISYIDFEGTIPQGQYGGGTVQVWDRGTYEPLSKTPKKELDGGKLHVMLKGKKLNGEWYLVRLKSEENQWLIIKGGEDHKNLSKKVHAQSALSGKTMAQLAKSDHVWQSKARGPHSGNGHGSLKERLAEARESVRTPRKVARANSTSKTPKKKPALKAKFLEPMKARIEDKVPPGDWIYEIKFDGFRAVTYKKGKAVHLLSRTNHDLAAKFPDVVEAMEGIDAQNAIVDGEIVALDKAGRSSFQLLQAYELGQERPPLCYYVFDILALNGKSTRDLPLEERREKLKAILPEFSDIIRFSASIGTEAEKLLKKAGALGLEGLIGKRKGSRYEVGQRSGAWIKLKIVREQEFVIGGYTPPGGTRQHIGALLVGVYQKGKLVYSGKVGTGYTGAVLKDLHARFKKVTAKTCPFTDLPEEREGRYGQGITASVMKKCHWVKPVLVCQVKFSEWTRDNRLRQPVYLGLREDKKAKDVIRESASKLS, encoded by the coding sequence ATGGCCTCGCTCAAGGAATACAAGCGCAAGCGCAACTTCGCGATCACTACCGAGCCGGAGGGACGGGTGGAAAAGTCGAAGCGGAAGCAACCGCGGTTTGTCATCCAGAAGCATGATGCCACCCGGCTGCACTATGATTTCCGTTTGGAAATGGGCGGCACCTTGATCTCATGGGCTGTACCAAAAGGGCTGCCGATGGTGAAAGGAGAGAAGCACCTCGCAGTGAAGGTGGAGGATCATCCCATTTCGTACATCGACTTCGAAGGAACCATTCCGCAGGGGCAGTATGGTGGCGGCACCGTGCAGGTGTGGGATCGTGGAACATATGAACCTCTGAGCAAGACTCCCAAGAAAGAACTGGATGGAGGCAAGCTTCACGTGATGCTGAAGGGCAAGAAGCTCAATGGCGAGTGGTACCTGGTGCGGCTGAAGAGTGAGGAGAATCAGTGGCTTATCATCAAGGGAGGTGAGGATCACAAGAATCTCTCCAAGAAAGTGCATGCCCAATCGGCGCTCTCGGGCAAGACCATGGCGCAGCTCGCGAAAAGTGACCACGTCTGGCAGTCGAAAGCCAGGGGGCCGCATTCAGGCAACGGGCATGGCTCATTGAAGGAACGACTGGCGGAAGCCCGGGAGTCGGTCAGGACGCCGAGGAAGGTGGCACGCGCGAACTCCACATCAAAGACTCCAAAGAAGAAGCCGGCCTTGAAGGCCAAATTTCTCGAACCGATGAAGGCACGCATCGAAGATAAAGTGCCGCCGGGTGATTGGATCTATGAAATCAAGTTCGATGGTTTCCGCGCGGTCACCTACAAGAAGGGAAAGGCCGTGCATCTCCTTTCCCGGACCAACCATGACCTGGCGGCGAAGTTTCCGGATGTCGTGGAGGCGATGGAAGGCATAGACGCCCAGAATGCGATTGTTGACGGCGAAATTGTCGCGCTCGACAAAGCGGGACGGTCTTCCTTTCAGCTTCTTCAGGCTTATGAGCTCGGCCAGGAGCGGCCGCCGCTCTGCTACTATGTCTTTGATATTCTCGCCCTGAATGGCAAGAGCACACGCGACCTTCCGCTGGAAGAGAGGCGTGAAAAACTCAAGGCCATCCTGCCGGAGTTCTCGGACATCATCCGCTTTTCCGCTTCCATCGGGACGGAGGCTGAGAAGCTGCTGAAAAAAGCCGGCGCCCTCGGACTGGAGGGTCTGATCGGGAAACGCAAGGGCTCACGCTACGAGGTCGGCCAGCGCAGCGGCGCGTGGATCAAGCTGAAGATCGTCCGGGAACAGGAGTTTGTGATCGGTGGCTACACACCGCCGGGTGGCACCCGGCAGCACATCGGTGCGTTGCTGGTGGGGGTGTATCAAAAGGGGAAGCTGGTGTACTCCGGTAAAGTCGGTACGGGCTACACCGGCGCGGTGCTGAAGGACCTGCATGCACGATTCAAGAAGGTCACGGCGAAGACCTGTCCCTTCACAGACCTTCCGGAGGAGCGTGAGGGAAGATATGGTCAGGGCATTACCGCGAGTGTGATGAAGAAGTGCCACTGGGTGAAGCCGGTGCTGGTGTGTCAGGTGAAATTCTCCGAGTGGACCCGGGACAACCGGTTGCGCCAGCCTGTGTACCTGGGCCTGCGTGAAGACAAGAAGGCAAAGGATGTCATTCGCGAATCCGCCAGCAAACTCTCATGA
- a CDS encoding cryptochrome/photolyase family protein, whose product MPRVSIHWFRRDLRLTDNTALHHASKGSDQVVPAYILSTWKRQHDWTGPNRQHFLCGNLESLAKNLEAIGSQLLLRAGDAVSELERLVHETGASAVYTNRDPDPFGREVEGKVAAMCQKHGVEFLTFKDVTLHGPEEVLNGEGKPYRVYTPYSKNWLSLPKPEPVPAVKSLGITLPKLVSLKLPTVRHWSLPECTAATPPPGERTARDRMKAFISSGRLAAYADMRNTPAGHHSSCLSPDLRYGLIGIRELYQRCQKAAATAKASTKASIEAYVKELAWREFYMTVLHHWPEVLEMEFNPEFRSVPWDGDDAHYEAWKEGRTGFPIVDAGMRQLLATGWMHNRVRMIVSMFLTKDLHVHWRLGESWFMQQLVDGEIASNNGGWQWSAGTGADAAPYFRIQNPWTQTKRYDPEGEYIKQWVPELKDVAAEKLFQPCDTPLAKGYPLPIVDHSQERERTLKRFKMAKGR is encoded by the coding sequence ATGCCCCGGGTCAGCATTCACTGGTTTCGCCGTGACCTCCGTCTCACGGACAACACCGCACTGCATCATGCCTCCAAGGGCTCTGACCAGGTAGTACCCGCTTACATTCTGAGCACCTGGAAACGCCAGCACGACTGGACCGGACCGAACCGTCAGCATTTCCTCTGCGGGAATCTGGAGTCCCTGGCGAAGAACTTGGAGGCCATTGGGTCACAATTGCTCCTGCGAGCAGGCGACGCCGTCAGCGAACTGGAAAGGCTGGTGCATGAGACCGGAGCCAGCGCTGTCTACACCAACCGCGATCCTGACCCTTTTGGTCGTGAGGTGGAAGGGAAAGTGGCCGCTATGTGCCAGAAACACGGCGTAGAGTTTCTTACCTTCAAGGATGTCACCCTTCATGGCCCGGAGGAGGTGCTCAATGGCGAAGGCAAACCCTACCGGGTCTACACCCCTTATTCCAAGAACTGGCTGTCGCTACCGAAACCGGAGCCGGTGCCCGCAGTGAAGTCGCTGGGAATAACTCTGCCCAAGCTGGTGAGTCTCAAGCTCCCCACAGTGCGCCACTGGAGCCTGCCCGAATGCACCGCCGCCACCCCACCTCCCGGCGAACGCACAGCACGGGATCGCATGAAAGCCTTCATCTCTTCGGGCAGGCTCGCAGCCTATGCAGACATGCGCAATACTCCCGCGGGCCACCATTCTTCCTGCTTGAGTCCGGATCTCCGTTACGGCCTCATCGGCATTCGTGAATTGTACCAGCGGTGCCAGAAGGCGGCAGCGACAGCCAAAGCATCCACGAAGGCCAGCATCGAGGCCTACGTGAAGGAGCTGGCGTGGCGGGAGTTTTACATGACGGTGCTGCATCACTGGCCGGAGGTGCTGGAGATGGAGTTCAATCCAGAGTTCCGCAGCGTCCCATGGGACGGCGATGACGCGCACTACGAGGCTTGGAAGGAAGGCCGTACCGGCTTCCCGATCGTGGATGCTGGCATGCGTCAGCTCCTGGCCACCGGCTGGATGCACAACCGCGTGCGCATGATCGTGTCCATGTTCCTCACCAAGGACCTGCATGTGCACTGGAGGCTCGGTGAGAGCTGGTTCATGCAGCAGCTCGTGGACGGCGAGATCGCCAGCAACAACGGCGGCTGGCAATGGAGCGCAGGGACCGGCGCGGATGCGGCCCCCTATTTCCGCATCCAGAATCCCTGGACGCAGACGAAGCGCTACGATCCCGAGGGTGAGTACATCAAGCAGTGGGTGCCCGAGCTGAAGGATGTGGCGGCGGAGAAGTTATTCCAGCCCTGCGATACCCCGCTGGCGAAAGGATATCCCCTGCCTATTGTGGATCACAGCCAAGAACGTGAACGCACCCTGAAACGATTCAAGATGGCGAAGGGCAGGTAA
- a CDS encoding LamG domain-containing protein, whose amino-acid sequence MSRTWKLPLLGLLAAVVGLLALAACKDEKEKKTGSDGEEVVEIPLDLDEQLIKKTISRLGTGFMVWERLRNDRWEIWVKKLSGGKETRIIPAEEGRDHACPKISPDGRMLAYMSYPKGKTGYPGHARKPGTLWLMNLVSRKRRVISQEARSYAEHRAVTWLDANRLCYIDGEGYSTEYDVKTGKTKRLVKLAHETFGYLVSPDMKHATSGTPEFAIYDQQQQLVRNQQRMGGCQPYFTQDGQWGYWMGGAGGPINKMRLATREIGQVLQRDDTRLHGKRNYVYFPMVSPCQRLMAFAASPDKHDHFEADYDIYLAHVHPQQLYIIGNPVRYTKFKGVDRYPDVFRRELPLGSHYIEGKTEMKFTIPAEHASGEWQWHITGRFTATGTSVTRTFEHPGEYWVEAKQGGKKLRGYVNVREATAPQVDGVRREGKDGIIVDFDEPVLADGASVTVAGGQAVPGWQLINDGYAVSLKLPPGTPETAVFELDGFRDMAQQPNRMVKAKVNVPSVAWPASDEGMVFVWENVKGRTSLPNGMPCEVSPQGLAFWSDHGAMKLRGGWFDAPKAGELVSASCVKSNEVTVEMIITPQPAPFDKELHPILTLANSEKQRNLTIGQRGTRLYLLLRTPEQEPGAPMEETHLAGVDNNQPHHLVIAYRKDKLSVWIDGTQVWHRSRIRGDLSNWEDMKLRFGASSEGNNSWRGLIDRVVIYDRCLSDEEISQHSNSSIVAESKRNPLQEWKVVAKLIEASPVPPLQEFQPYTEALVRHLYEVQEVKEGSLLPSKQIAVSHWIWLDSQALSAQQLKVGDIVHLTLHREEEHTELKSLFIKDELIEGLGADRFHDATDWDTEIMKASSNADKIESTGR is encoded by the coding sequence ATGTCGCGCACTTGGAAGCTCCCACTTCTCGGCCTGCTGGCGGCCGTTGTCGGCCTGCTGGCGCTGGCTGCATGCAAGGATGAGAAAGAGAAGAAGACCGGCTCGGATGGCGAGGAGGTGGTCGAGATCCCCCTGGACCTCGATGAGCAACTCATCAAGAAGACCATCTCCCGTCTTGGGACGGGGTTCATGGTTTGGGAGCGCCTTCGCAATGATCGCTGGGAGATCTGGGTGAAGAAGCTCAGCGGAGGCAAGGAGACCCGCATCATCCCGGCGGAGGAAGGGCGCGATCACGCATGCCCCAAGATCTCTCCGGATGGCCGAATGCTCGCCTACATGAGCTACCCCAAGGGGAAGACGGGCTACCCGGGGCACGCCAGGAAACCGGGCACCCTGTGGCTCATGAACCTCGTCAGCAGGAAGCGGCGGGTCATTTCCCAGGAAGCCAGAAGCTATGCAGAGCACCGTGCCGTGACGTGGCTGGATGCGAACCGCCTGTGCTACATCGATGGCGAAGGCTATTCGACGGAATACGACGTGAAGACGGGCAAGACCAAGCGCCTTGTGAAACTGGCCCATGAGACTTTTGGTTATCTCGTCAGCCCGGACATGAAGCATGCCACCAGTGGCACGCCTGAATTTGCCATTTACGACCAACAGCAACAACTGGTGCGCAACCAACAGCGCATGGGCGGCTGCCAGCCCTACTTCACCCAGGATGGCCAGTGGGGGTACTGGATGGGTGGCGCGGGCGGCCCCATCAACAAGATGCGGCTGGCCACCCGTGAGATAGGTCAGGTATTGCAACGCGATGATACGCGGCTGCACGGGAAGCGGAATTATGTCTACTTCCCCATGGTGTCGCCGTGCCAGAGGCTCATGGCCTTTGCAGCGTCTCCCGACAAGCACGATCACTTTGAGGCGGACTACGATATCTATCTCGCGCACGTCCATCCCCAGCAGCTCTATATTATCGGAAACCCGGTTCGTTATACGAAGTTCAAGGGAGTGGACCGTTATCCCGATGTGTTCCGGCGCGAGTTGCCCCTTGGCTCACACTACATCGAGGGGAAGACGGAGATGAAGTTCACCATTCCCGCAGAGCACGCCTCCGGAGAATGGCAGTGGCATATCACGGGGCGGTTCACCGCCACTGGCACCTCTGTCACGCGCACTTTCGAGCATCCCGGTGAATATTGGGTGGAAGCGAAGCAGGGGGGCAAGAAGCTCCGGGGCTATGTGAATGTACGCGAGGCCACCGCACCCCAGGTGGATGGTGTACGTCGCGAAGGCAAGGACGGCATCATCGTCGACTTCGATGAGCCGGTGCTTGCCGATGGCGCCTCTGTCACCGTCGCTGGTGGGCAGGCCGTGCCGGGATGGCAATTGATCAATGACGGCTATGCCGTTTCCCTGAAACTTCCGCCGGGCACGCCAGAGACTGCCGTCTTTGAACTGGATGGCTTCCGGGATATGGCCCAGCAGCCCAACCGCATGGTAAAGGCCAAGGTCAATGTGCCCTCCGTCGCATGGCCCGCATCGGATGAAGGGATGGTCTTCGTCTGGGAGAATGTGAAAGGACGCACCTCACTGCCCAACGGCATGCCTTGCGAGGTGTCCCCCCAGGGCCTTGCCTTCTGGTCCGACCACGGAGCCATGAAGCTCAGGGGTGGATGGTTTGATGCGCCCAAGGCTGGGGAGTTGGTGTCTGCCTCCTGCGTGAAGAGCAATGAGGTGACAGTGGAGATGATTATCACTCCGCAGCCAGCGCCCTTCGACAAGGAACTGCACCCCATCCTGACGCTGGCCAATAGCGAGAAACAACGCAACCTGACCATCGGCCAGCGCGGCACCAGGCTCTATCTGCTGCTTCGCACCCCCGAGCAGGAACCCGGCGCTCCCATGGAGGAGACTCATCTCGCCGGAGTAGATAACAATCAACCACATCACCTCGTCATCGCTTATCGAAAGGATAAGCTCAGCGTGTGGATTGATGGTACACAAGTCTGGCATCGCAGCCGGATCCGGGGCGACTTGAGCAATTGGGAGGACATGAAGCTGCGTTTCGGTGCGTCCTCCGAGGGCAACAACTCCTGGCGTGGTCTCATTGACAGAGTGGTCATCTACGACCGCTGCCTGTCGGACGAAGAGATCTCGCAGCACTCCAACTCTTCCATCGTGGCGGAGTCGAAGCGCAACCCGCTGCAAGAGTGGAAGGTCGTGGCCAAGCTCATTGAGGCATCGCCTGTGCCGCCACTGCAGGAATTTCAGCCCTATACCGAGGCTCTCGTGAGGCACTTGTATGAAGTGCAGGAGGTCAAGGAGGGCTCCCTGCTTCCTTCCAAGCAGATTGCCGTGAGCCACTGGATCTGGCTGGATTCACAAGCATTGTCTGCCCAGCAACTCAAGGTGGGTGATATCGTCCACTTGACTCTGCATCGTGAAGAGGAGCACACGGAACTGAAGAGCTTGTTCATCAAGGATGAACTCATCGAAGGCTTGGGCGCAGACCGCTTTCATGATGCTACCGACTGGGATACTGAAATCATGAAAGCCAGTTCCAACGCGGATAAGATCGAAAGTACGGGGCGCTGA